A segment of the Sphingobacterium oryzagri genome:
CTGTCGGCTTGCGCCGCCGTGGATTTACGGCCGAGCAGATCACCGAAATTCAGGATATTTACCGCGTGTTGTTTGTGCAAAACCGGAACTTAACTAAAGCGTTGGATTTGATAGAAGCCGAATTTGCACCGACAGAACTGCGCGACGAGATTCTATCCTTTGTTCGTAATTCGAACCGTGGAGTAATTAAAGGTTTTAATCAAGGTCGTATTTCAACACTTTAAAAAGCAGGTTTTATTGCATATAACTTTACTCGATCTAGGCCGACGGTATAATAGAGAATGGATCTTTCGACATTTGGATTATACCTTTTCATTTGGAAAAAAATATGCGGTATTGGGACCGAATGGTTCCGGTAAATCGACTTTATTGAAAGTCGTTTCCAGCAGTTTGACGCCGAGTGAAGGCCAAATAACTTATCACACTGCGGCAAATGAAGCCGTCGCGGTGGATGATATTTTTCAAAAATTGACTATCGCGGCGCCCTACGTGGAGTTGATTGAGGAGTTTACACTCCGGGAAATGCTCGCCTTTCATTTTAAGTTCAAACCGCTACTTGCAGGATATACGATAGATCGTGTATTAGACGTGTTGGCGCTGGGCAAAGCGTTGGATAAGGAAATCCGCTTTTTTTCGTCGGGTATGAAACAGCGTGTCAAGCTTGCGTTGGCCTGCTGCTCGGCCAGTAACATTGTACTGCTGGATGAACCGACCAGTAACCTGGATGTAGCAGGTGAAGCTTGGTATCTCTCGCTGGTGCAGGAAACGATCACAGCGGATAGGCTGTTAATCGTAGGCTCCAACCAGGAGAAAGAATATGCTTTTTGCGATGAGCACTTGTCTATTCTTTCTTATAAATAAGAACAAATAAAGGGTTTTCATAAAAGCCTTATATTTTGTAGTTTTGTAACGCTAAAATTCAAAAAGATTGTTATGTCAAAAGCATCTGAAGTAAAATCAGGAAATATACTTCGTTTTAACGGAGAACTTGTTGCTGTAGAGGAGTTTATTCATCGCACACCTGGTAATTTGCGCGCTTTTTACCAAGCACGTATGCGCAATGTGCGCAGTGGAAAATTGGTTGAATATCGTTTCAGAACGGATGAAGAGGTGGAAATTGCGCGCGTAGAAACCAATGATTATCAATATTTATACGACGATGCTGATTTCTTCGTCGTGATGGATAACAACACGTACGAGCAATTTAACATCCCGAAAGGGCTTTTTGGCGACACAGCGCGCTTTTTAAAGGAAGGCATGAGCGTGATTATCGCTTTTGAGAGCGATGAACCGATTATGGCGCAGGCACCAGCTACGGTAGAATTAGAAATTACTTATACCGAGCCGGCTGTGAAAGGCGATACCTCTA
Coding sequences within it:
- a CDS encoding ABC transporter ATP-binding protein; the protein is MHITLLDLGRRYNREWIFRHLDYTFSFGKKYAVLGPNGSGKSTLLKVVSSSLTPSEGQITYHTAANEAVAVDDIFQKLTIAAPYVELIEEFTLREMLAFHFKFKPLLAGYTIDRVLDVLALGKALDKEIRFFSSGMKQRVKLALACCSASNIVLLDEPTSNLDVAGEAWYLSLVQETITADRLLIVGSNQEKEYAFCDEHLSILSYK
- the efp gene encoding elongation factor P, with translation MSKASEVKSGNILRFNGELVAVEEFIHRTPGNLRAFYQARMRNVRSGKLVEYRFRTDEEVEIARVETNDYQYLYDDADFFVVMDNNTYEQFNIPKGLFGDTARFLKEGMSVIIAFESDEPIMAQAPATVELEITYTEPAVKGDTSTNALKTATVETGVEIRVPLFINQGDKVKVDTRTGDYIERVK